Proteins encoded by one window of Lates calcarifer isolate ASB-BC8 linkage group LG5, TLL_Latcal_v3, whole genome shotgun sequence:
- the LOC108875759 gene encoding beta-2-glycoprotein 1, with the protein MKMAPTLALLLLCQVTLYTTVTSKTVCGRPPITDGIDETTLKRVYEVGEGVTLTCERGYLPSTTAPRRITCTGTGEWTQSNLACSPKMCAIPRPLQPLAMGRTEAPYKSVLNYTCDDGYVMQGANESKCLHDGTWSNPPPLCKAVNCPLPTPPRDGRIVHDKPVTGRTIMYGQSWTYECDRPKAPSHERGSCRADGTATEPPVCREVRCSIPPSIPNGVITFAVMRPHGYKEKVKYACNEHYVMDGEAELQCQNTGNWSSKPVCRAPCTVGIKRGRIFYNARKLWIADLKPNRVLHGEHVAFYCLNKAERCGYPVVSTCNDGTLPIPECFEEPGKVEYNLRPKTLPSEITMCASPTASPVNPN; encoded by the exons ATGAAGATGGCTCCGACTTTGGCTTTGTTGCTCCTCTGCCAAGTGACTTTATACACAACTGTAACATCTAAGACAG TATGTGGTCGCCCACCTATCACTGACGGGATTGACGAGACAACCCTGAAAAGAGTGTATGAGGTCGGAGAAGGGGTGACCCTCACATGTGAGAGGGGGTACTTGCCTTCAACAACAGCCCCTCGACGGATAACCTGCACCGGCACAGGAGAATGGACACAGTCAAACCTGGCATGTTCCC CTAAGATGTGTGCGATCCCCAGACCCCTGCAGCCATTAGCAATGGGGAGGACAGAAGCTCCATACAAGAGTGTGCTTAACTATACATGTGATGATGG GTATGTCATGCAAGGAGCCAATGAAAGCAAGTGTTTACACGATGGCACCTGGAGTAACCCACCACCTCTCTGCAAAG CTGTGAACTGTCCTCTGCCCACGCCACCTAGAGATGGAAGAATTGTCCATGATAAACCAGTTACTGGAAGGACCATCATGTATGGGCAAAGCTGGACATATGAGTGTGACCGACCTAAAGCACCAAGTCATGAGAGGGGATCCTGCAGGGCTGATGGGACTGCAACTGAGCCACCAGTGTGCCGAG AGGTGAGATGCTCCATTCCACCAAGTATACCCAATGGAGTCATCACCTTTGCTGTGATGAGACCTCATGGTTACAAGGAGAAGGTCAAATACGCCTGCAATGAGCACTATGTTATGGACGGTGAGGCTGAGCTACAGTGccaaaacacaggaaactgGTCTTCTAAGCCAGTCTGCAGAG CTCCCTGCACAGTTGGCATCAAAAGAGGCCGTATCTTCTACAATGCCAGGAAGCTCTGGATCGCAGACCTGAAACCCAACAGAGTCCTCCATGGAGAACACGTGGCCTTCTATTGTCTGAACAAAGCTGAGAGGTGTGGCTATCCTGTGGTCAGCACCTGTAACGATGGAACCCTGCCCATCCCAGAGTGCTTTGAGG aaCCAGGCAAGGTGGAGTACAACTTGAGGCCCAAAACCCTTCCATCAGAAATCACAATGTGCGCTTCACCCACAGCAAGCCCCGTGAACCCCAACTAG
- the LOC108875760 gene encoding beta-2-glycoprotein 1, protein MERMLTLSLLCSFVFLTTVTTQQENVCMRPELSTNIEMDGVQRFYNPGAELVLSCKPGYTPVSGPRMIVCSASGQWTKTKLMCLPKRCPYPDPLTNGEMYYEDTVYQSMINYTCEEGYILIGASAAVCQANGTWSAPVPECKPVTCGLAPIPQFGMITYDKRIRGNTTDYGVTGTYKCLPPYVLIGNARAECTASGTWTKIPECQVVTCPPPENIDKGYMSTDEQRDYDYMETVKYGCTGHYVLEGNLQIVCQQDGTWSEKPSCKAPCSVGIQRGRILYKGQKVWIKDLSPNRVLHKEIVSLYCMNKVNNCGYAVPTQCIDGKLKIPECFEQPGSLDYNLHSSSLPSEIQQC, encoded by the exons ATGGAACGCATGCTGACTTTGTCTCTGCTATGTTCATTTGTATTTCTTACCACTGTGACAACCCAACAAGAAAATG TGTGTATGAGGCCTGAGCTGAGTACCAACATTGAGATGGATGGGGTCCAGAGGTTCTACAACCCTGGCGCAGAGTTAGTGCTGTCCTGTAAACCAGGGTACACCCCCGTGTCGGGCCCTCGGATGATTGTTTGCTCCGCAAGTGGACAGTGGACAAAAACCAAATTAATGTGCTTAC CAAAGCGATGTCCCTATCCTGATCCACTGACTAATGGAGAAATGTACTACGAGGATACTGTGTACCAGAGTATGATCAACTACACTTGTGAAGAAGG GTATATTTTGATTGGAGCCAGCGCTGCTGTGTGCCAAGCCAATGGAACATGGAGTGCACCAGTACCAGAGTGCAAGC ctgTGACCTGTGGTCTCGCTCCGATCCCACAGTTTGGGATGATAACTTATGACAAGAGGATAAGAGGGAACACAACTGATTATGGCGTCACAGGGACGTACAAGTGCCTGCCTCCGTATGTACTTATTGGCAATGCAAGAGCAGAGTGCACAGCCAGCGGCACCTGGACCAAGATACCTGAATGTCAAG TGGTGACATGCCCTCCACCAGAGAACATTGACAAAGGCTACATGTCAACCGACGAACAGAGAGACTACGACTACATGGAAACAGTCAAATATGGCTGCACTGGACACTATGTACTAGAAGGAAACCTGCAGattgtttgtcagcaggatggGACTTGGTCTGAAAAGCCATCCTGCAAGG CTCCTTGCAGTGTTGGCATACAGAGAGGAAGGATATTATACAAAGGCCAAAAAGTCTGGATCAAAGACCTGTCTCCTAACAGAGTCTTACACAAAGAAATTGTCTCACTCTACTGCATGAACAAGGTCAATAACTGTGGTTACGCAGTTCCAACCCAGTGCATCGATGGAAAACTCAAAATACCAGAATGCTTCGAAC AGCCCGGCTCTCTTGATTATAACCTTCATTCAAGTTCGCTCCCATCAGAAATTCAACAGtgctga
- the nol11 gene encoding nucleolar protein 11-like, with the protein MAALYEGYTLCGLVPAQNLSHSGIQGIEQERDSDHVVVTDSTRSVTLYKVSDQKPLGSWTVKQGQSLVCSAVFNSQTKEYVAVSDNRVIRIWKEEDILLDKAFKATVSSDVWRVHCVHGGEPVVLFQRGAVRLLDSLLSAPQQPIEEILVQEEAIRWSTNIVAETQQFVIFTTEQKGDHFLYLQRLNPNTLQRYRLEREEPGLGPLSFSASYRDKHIHLLYLYPNGHVYQSVVSVRGLGTEEGTQALPLPRSLLLSLPVGEGLLEAASAMVLDEAHVAVVGVPHPSAGAGKDFLCIWNTNFQTLQAGKEMAGKIYGQLWCYSNKLFIPHGKTLSVIPFVCPKSSLASALGKLKQAKTEESKAPASVPSWNNILHGEKAQPSRTVETRKTRMSRKTQSTPSLTTDQVLELIKTAPVEDVEKEVEGLLSRSDIQDLQPSVGQLVSVLVSRSLTDPAFYTPSTLAQLVHTQCLCHSVCPDLVLLALEKKDYFLCQLCLQFFPDIPEAVTCACLKAFISMPDTDAEKASLDPDSVSFMETLISRERGQVGLQNGFSPTSYDEDRSDALSGGGDVIKTGAEDKKTTTAPSELICPMGLHKAVLLNEVLQTAYSDNFLLPHLKDLSSQHVVLFLQYLQFLYLKYSQDAFPQMHGLRSPSLTQIMDWVCLVLDAHFTVLVMTPEAKGLLLNLHSFVKSQVRLVSELGKIEGSLQELNKMKVNKDVGQYSIEIIELF; encoded by the exons ATGGCCGCGCTGTATGAGGGATACACGTTGTGCGGACTTGTTCCAGCTCAAAATCTATCACATTCAGGCATTCAGGGCATCgaacaggagagagacagcgaTCATGTCGTCGTCACGGACTCAACCAGATCCGTCACTCTGTACAAG GTGTCAGACCAGAAGCCCCTGGGCAGCTGGACAGTCAAACAAGGTCAATCTCTGGTCTGCTCAGCAGTCTTCAACTCACAGACCAAGGAATATGTGGCCGTCTCAGACAACAGG GTGATAAGAATTTGGAAGGAAGAAGACATTCTCTTAGATAAGGCCTTCAAAGCAACT GTGTCGTCTGATGTCTGGAGGGTCCACTGTGTGCATGGAGGGGAGCCCGTGGTCTTGTTCCAGAGAGGAGCTGTAAGGCTGCTGGACTCTCTGCTTTCTGCTCCCCAGCAGCCCATAGAGGAAATCTTGGTTCAAGAAGAGGCCATCAG GTGGAGCACCAACATAGTGGCAGAGacacagcagtttgtcatcTTCACAACTGAACag AAAGGGGATCATTTCCTCTACCTGCAGAGACTGAACCCCAACACCCTACAGAGGTATcggctggagagagaagagccTGGTCTTGGCCCGCTCAGCTTCTCTGCCTCCTACAGGGATAAACACATCCACCTTCTTTATCTCT ACCCTAACGGTCATGTGTACCAGAGTGTGGTCTCTGTGCGGGGCCTGGGGACTGAAGAGGGGACTCAGGCCCTCCCGCTCCCCCGTAGCCTGCTGCTGAGTCTCCCTGTCGGCGAGGGCCTGCTGGAGGCAGCGTCGGCCATGGTCCTGGATGAAGCCCATGTAGCTGTCGTGGGGGTTCCACATCCCTCTGCTGGAGCTGGTAAAG actttctCTGCATCTGGAATACCAATTTTCAGACACTCCAGGCAGGAAAAGAGATGGCGGGTAAAATCTACGGGCAG CTTTGGTGTTATTCCAACAAATTATTCATTCCACATGGGAAAACCCTCTCTGTTATACCATTTGTTTGCCCCAAATCTTCCCTGGCCTCTGCACTGGGAAAGCTAAAGCAGGCCAAGACTGAAG AGTCCAAAGCTCCAGCCTCCGTACCATCTTGGAATAACATTCTGCATGGAGAGAAAGCTCAGCCCTCCAGAACAGTAGAGACCAGGAAGACG AGAATGAGCCGTAAAACTCAATCAACACCTAGTTTAACAACTGACCAAGTTCTGGAGCTCATCAag ACAGCACCAGTAGAAGATGTCGAGAAAGAAGTGGAAGGGCTTCTCTCCAGATCAGACATCCAGGACTTGCAGCCTTCAGTAGGGCAGCTAGTATCAGTCCTTGTGTCCCGGAGCCTGACTGATCCAGCCTTCTACACCCCTAGCACCCTGGCACAGCTAGTACACACTCAGTGCCTCTGCCACAG TGTGTGTCCAGACCTTGTGCTGTTGGCCCTGGAGAAGAAggattattttctctgtcagctctgtttGCAGTTCTTCCCTGACATCCCTGAGGCTGTCACTTGTGCCTGCCTCAAGGCCTTTATCAg TATGCCAGACACCGATGCAGAGAAAGCGAGCCTGGATCCTGACAGCGTCTCCTTCATGGAAACCCTCATCTCTAGAGAGCGTGGTCAGGTTGGCTTGCAGAATGGTTTTAGCCCCACCTCCTACGACGAGGACCGCTCAGACGCCCTCAGCGGAGGTGGTGACGTCATAAAGACCGGAGCGGAGGACAAGAAGACGACCACAGCTCCATCAGAACTGATCTGTCCCATGGGATTACACAAGGCTGTTCTACT AAACGAGGTTCTGCAGACGGCGTACAGCGACAATTTCCTCCTCCCACACCTAAAAGATCTCTCCTCCCAGCATGTTGTT CTTTTCCTCCAGTATCTGCAGTTCCTCTACCTGAAATATTCCCAAGATGCTTTCCCACAGATGCATGGATTGAGATCACCAAGTCTGACTCAG ATCATGGATTGGGTATGCTTGGTGTTGGATGCACATTTCACAGTGCTCGTGATGACTCCAGAGGCCAAAGGCTTACTGCTGAACCTCCACAGCTTTGTCAAGTCTCAG GTGAGACTGGTTTCTGAGCTTGGAAAGATCGAGGGCAGCCTCCAGGAGCTCAACAAGATGAAAGTGAATAAGGACGTGGGACAATACTCCATTGAAATCATTGAACTGTTTTAG